From the genome of Streptomyces sp. S4.7:
GCGTACGGAGTAATTCGGTCGACACCCCGACGGCCGGTTCGGCAGGCTCCGTTCATGGACGCTCATTTCTGGCCCCTGTACGGACTCCGGATCACGACCCCGCGCCTTGAACTGCGGCTTCCGGATCTGGCGAGCCTGTCCGAACTGGCGGCCGTCGCCGCCGCCGGGGTGCACGACGAGGACCGGATGCCGTTCTCCGTCCCGTGGACGGACGCGAGCCCCGAGGAACGCGGGCGGGCGACCTTCCAGCATCTGCTCGGCACGGTGGCCGCCTGGACCGCGCGGGAGTGGACGCTGAGCCTGGCCGTCAGCTGCGAGGGGACGGTCGTCGGGCGCCAGGACCTGGGCGCGACGGACTTCGCGGTGACGGGCGAGGCGCACACCGGCTCGTGGCTGGGGCAGGAGTACCAAGGGCGCGGCATCGGTACGGAGATGCGGGCGGCGGCGCTGCACCTGGCGTTCGAGGGCCTGGGGGCGCGGTATCTGACGTCGGCGGCGATGTCCGACAACGCGCGGTCGCTGCGCGTCTCGGAGAAGCTCGGCTACCGCCCGGACGGGCTGGAGACGGTGGCGGTACGGGGTGCGGCCCGTACTCAGGCGCGGCTGCGCCTG
Proteins encoded in this window:
- a CDS encoding GNAT family protein; amino-acid sequence: MDAHFWPLYGLRITTPRLELRLPDLASLSELAAVAAAGVHDEDRMPFSVPWTDASPEERGRATFQHLLGTVAAWTAREWTLSLAVSCEGTVVGRQDLGATDFAVTGEAHTGSWLGQEYQGRGIGTEMRAAALHLAFEGLGARYLTSAAMSDNARSLRVSEKLGYRPDGLETVAVRGAARTQARLRLDRAGWEANRTVPVELHGLEPSLALFGV